From a region of the Vaginimicrobium propionicum genome:
- the rpmJ gene encoding 50S ribosomal protein L36 codes for MKVQPSVKAICDNCKVIRRRGVVRVICTNPRHKQRQG; via the coding sequence ATGAAAGTTCAGCCGAGCGTTAAGGCGATCTGCGACAACTGCAAGGTGATTCGTCGCCGTGGAGTCGTGCGTGTGATTTGCACCAACCCGCGCCACAAGCAGCGTCAGGGCTGA
- a CDS encoding ABC transporter permease: MLRYVGRRLLQTIPVFFGATFLLFAMVYLMPGDPVAALGGDRALSPEVQDRIRADFNLDKPFWLQYVLYMKGVFTLDFGNTFSGRPVIDVMAQAFPVTIKLAIFALLIEAIFGIFLGIIAGRRRGGIFDSSVLVLSLVLISVPTFVIGFVLQFLIGIKLGWVPPTVGPNVSVRTLALPAVVLGAQSLAYVLRLTRQSVSEHVTADYVRTARAKGLPNALVMRRHILRNSLIPVVTFLGGDLGGLMGGAIITEGIFNINGVGGTLWQSILKGEPATVVSFTTVLVLVYILANLIVDLLYAVIDPRIRYD, translated from the coding sequence ATGCTCCGGTATGTCGGGCGAAGGCTCTTACAGACCATCCCGGTCTTTTTCGGAGCCACGTTCCTGCTTTTCGCGATGGTTTATCTGATGCCGGGTGACCCGGTAGCTGCCTTGGGAGGTGACCGCGCACTTAGCCCTGAGGTTCAGGATCGGATTAGGGCTGATTTCAACCTCGACAAACCATTCTGGTTACAGTATGTGCTTTATATGAAAGGTGTTTTCACCCTAGATTTTGGTAACACTTTCTCTGGCCGACCAGTCATTGATGTGATGGCTCAAGCATTCCCAGTGACTATTAAGCTGGCGATATTTGCCCTGCTTATCGAGGCAATTTTCGGTATTTTCCTCGGCATTATCGCTGGGCGACGCCGTGGCGGCATTTTCGACTCGTCGGTGCTGGTGCTCTCGTTGGTACTTATCTCGGTGCCAACCTTCGTCATCGGCTTCGTCTTGCAATTTTTGATTGGAATCAAATTGGGCTGGGTGCCGCCTACGGTTGGCCCCAATGTGTCAGTGCGTACGTTGGCCTTGCCGGCTGTAGTTTTAGGTGCGCAATCTTTGGCATATGTGCTGCGTTTGACTAGACAGTCAGTTTCTGAACATGTCACCGCTGATTATGTGCGTACTGCCCGAGCCAAAGGGCTGCCTAATGCTTTGGTGATGCGTAGGCACATTCTGCGAAATTCATTAATTCCGGTGGTGACTTTCTTAGGTGGCGACTTGGGTGGCCTAATGGGTGGAGCCATTATTACTGAAGGCATCTTCAACATCAACGGTGTCGGCGGTACTTTGTGGCAGTCGATTCTGAAAGGCGAGCCAGCCACCGTGGTCTCTTTCACTACGGTGTTGGTGCTGGTCTATATATTGGCTAATTTGATCGTCGATCTGCTTTACGCCGTGATTGATCCGAGGATTCGTTATGACTAA
- the infA gene encoding translation initiation factor IF-1, translating into MAKKEGALELEGTVTEALPNAMFRVELDNGHKVLATISGKMRQHYIRILPRDRVVVELSPYDLTRGRIVYRHK; encoded by the coding sequence ATGGCCAAGAAAGAGGGAGCATTAGAGCTCGAAGGGACTGTGACCGAGGCGCTACCCAATGCGATGTTCCGCGTTGAGTTAGACAATGGCCACAAGGTACTTGCCACTATCAGTGGCAAGATGCGGCAACACTACATTCGTATTCTGCCTCGTGACCGCGTCGTGGTTGAGCTATCCCCCTACGACCTGACCCGTGGTCGAATCGTTTATCGACACAAATGA
- the rpsK gene encoding 30S ribosomal protein S11 codes for MAITGRKSGTKGRRKEKKNVVAGQAHIKSTFNNTIITITDTNGAVLSWASAGTVGFKGSRKSTPFAAQMAAEAAGRRAMEHGLKRIDVFVKGPGSGRETAIRSLGAIGLEVDAIQDVTPMPHNGCRPPKRRRV; via the coding sequence ATGGCTATTACAGGCCGAAAGAGCGGCACGAAGGGACGCCGCAAAGAAAAGAAGAATGTGGTTGCCGGTCAGGCTCATATCAAGTCCACATTCAACAACACCATCATTACTATTACCGACACTAATGGCGCAGTGTTGTCGTGGGCTTCGGCGGGCACCGTCGGTTTCAAGGGCTCACGTAAGTCGACGCCGTTCGCAGCTCAAATGGCTGCTGAGGCGGCTGGACGTCGCGCGATGGAGCACGGGCTAAAGCGCATTGACGTTTTCGTCAAGGGTCCCGGTTCTGGCCGTGAAACTGCGATTCGTTCCCTGGGTGCGATTGGCCTTGAGGTTGACGCTATTCAGGACGTTACCCCCATGCCACATAATGGCTGCCGCCCACCAAAGCGTCGTCGCGTCTAA
- the map gene encoding type I methionyl aminopeptidase, giving the protein MLNRIQLKSDEQICKMRTAGLVVSEALNRMIAEAKSGMTTRDLDAICRAVLKKHNATSNFLNYGADFGITPYPGVVCTSVNEVVVHGIPSERQLEAGDLVSVDFGAIVDGWHGDAARSFVLGDSADPKRDAQRSRMAEISREAMWAGIAQVRRGNRIGDISHAVEKYIHSQGDFGILREYTGHGIGTAMHMRPDVPNYGRPRRGPKIVAGMCICIEPMITAGTEDTVTYDDDWTVVTADGSDAAHWENTVALTSKGVWVLTEPDGGRQRLNQMGIPYGGLD; this is encoded by the coding sequence ATTTTGAATCGCATTCAGCTGAAATCCGATGAGCAAATTTGCAAGATGCGAACCGCTGGTTTGGTAGTGTCCGAGGCGCTTAATCGCATGATTGCGGAAGCTAAATCGGGAATGACAACCAGAGATTTGGATGCTATTTGTCGAGCCGTCTTGAAGAAACATAACGCCACCTCAAATTTCTTGAATTACGGCGCCGATTTCGGCATTACACCTTATCCGGGCGTGGTCTGCACCTCGGTTAATGAGGTTGTGGTTCACGGTATTCCATCCGAGCGTCAGCTTGAGGCGGGGGATTTAGTATCGGTTGATTTTGGTGCCATCGTAGATGGTTGGCATGGGGATGCGGCTCGCTCGTTCGTGTTAGGTGATAGTGCGGATCCTAAACGGGACGCCCAGCGCTCCCGGATGGCAGAAATTAGTCGAGAAGCCATGTGGGCTGGCATTGCGCAAGTCCGGCGCGGCAACAGAATCGGTGATATTTCCCACGCTGTCGAGAAATATATTCATTCCCAGGGTGATTTCGGTATTTTGCGGGAATACACTGGCCACGGCATCGGTACTGCAATGCACATGAGGCCAGATGTGCCAAACTATGGTCGCCCCAGACGTGGGCCGAAAATTGTTGCCGGAATGTGTATCTGCATTGAGCCGATGATTACCGCTGGCACTGAAGATACTGTCACCTATGATGATGACTGGACAGTTGTCACCGCTGACGGTAGTGACGCTGCTCATTGGGAGAACACCGTGGCCTTGACGTCCAAAGGCGTGTGGGTGCTAACTGAACCCGACGGCGGGCGGCAACGGCTTAACCAAATGGGGATTCCCTACGGCGGCTTAGATTAA
- a CDS encoding adenylate kinase, giving the protein MRLLIMGAPGAGKGTQAVDIAKHYDIPAISTGDIFRANVKNETPLGKQVGKIMAAGEYVPDELTEQIVFDRLDQPDAAQGFLLDGFPRTMHQVDALDDYLETHGIEIDAVICLQVDDELLISRLLKRAEIEGRADDNEETIRNRMRVYHEETAGLLDHYGHRNLLVTVDGTGEIADVFQRIIEALDK; this is encoded by the coding sequence GTGAGACTGCTAATCATGGGTGCTCCTGGTGCTGGAAAAGGCACTCAGGCTGTCGACATCGCAAAACACTATGACATTCCGGCTATTTCTACCGGGGATATCTTCCGCGCCAATGTGAAGAATGAAACGCCGCTGGGCAAACAAGTCGGCAAAATAATGGCCGCTGGCGAATATGTTCCAGACGAGCTAACAGAGCAAATTGTCTTTGACCGTCTGGACCAGCCTGACGCTGCTCAAGGTTTCTTACTAGATGGTTTCCCACGCACCATGCATCAAGTGGACGCATTGGACGATTATCTTGAGACTCACGGCATTGAGATAGACGCTGTAATCTGCTTACAGGTCGATGATGAGCTGCTGATATCTCGTTTACTTAAGCGGGCTGAGATTGAAGGCCGCGCTGACGATAACGAAGAAACGATTCGTAACCGTATGCGGGTTTACCATGAGGAAACTGCCGGTCTGCTAGACCATTACGGACATCGCAACCTGTTAGTTACTGTTGACGGCACGGGTGAGATCGCTGACGTTTTCCAGCGAATAATAGAGGCTTTAGACAAGTAG
- the secY gene encoding preprotein translocase subunit SecY, translating to MVSAFLNAFRTPDLRKKILFTLSILVLFRLGSSIPTPNVNMVAIRECARISMESSGVYSMVNLFSGGALLRLTIFALGIMPYITSSIILQMLVVVIPRLERLKKEGSSGQETITKYTRWLTIVLAILQATSFTMMAVNGQLFPGCSKSVVYSKDIFPIIVMILVMTAGTSIIMWFGELITDRGVGNGMSVLIFTQIVATFPSAMWNIRQAQDGNRGLVVMLLVIGVGLLVMAGVVFVEQGQRRIPVQYAKRMVGNRLMGGTTTYIPIKVNQSGVIPIIFASSILYLPILYTLFNQQGPGAEWIATHLSKGSGAWYNIIYFLLIVGFAYFYVAITFNTEEISDNMKKYGGFIPGIRAGRPTENYLNHVLTRLLFPGSIYLGLIALIPSLAIAGLKADSHFPFGGTSLLIMVGVGLDTVKQVESQLHQRNYEGFLR from the coding sequence ATGGTTTCCGCGTTCCTGAATGCATTCCGCACGCCGGATCTGCGCAAGAAGATACTGTTCACTTTGAGTATCTTGGTGCTCTTCCGGTTGGGTTCGTCTATCCCTACGCCGAATGTGAATATGGTCGCCATTCGCGAGTGCGCCCGGATTTCTATGGAATCTTCTGGCGTCTACTCGATGGTTAACCTGTTTTCTGGCGGCGCCTTGCTGCGGTTGACGATATTTGCTCTAGGCATTATGCCCTACATCACCAGTTCCATTATTTTGCAGATGCTGGTGGTGGTGATTCCGAGGCTGGAAAGGCTAAAGAAAGAGGGCAGCTCAGGCCAAGAAACCATTACGAAATACACTCGTTGGTTAACGATTGTGTTGGCTATTTTACAAGCCACGTCGTTTACCATGATGGCTGTTAACGGCCAGCTATTCCCTGGTTGCTCTAAGTCGGTGGTTTATTCCAAGGACATATTCCCAATCATCGTAATGATTTTGGTGATGACGGCTGGCACATCCATCATCATGTGGTTCGGTGAGTTAATCACTGACCGTGGGGTTGGCAATGGCATGTCAGTGCTGATTTTTACTCAGATCGTGGCCACCTTCCCGTCAGCTATGTGGAATATCCGTCAGGCTCAAGATGGCAACCGTGGCCTGGTCGTGATGTTGTTGGTCATCGGTGTTGGCTTGCTAGTGATGGCTGGAGTTGTCTTTGTTGAGCAAGGCCAGCGCCGTATTCCTGTGCAGTACGCCAAACGCATGGTTGGCAACCGGCTAATGGGCGGTACGACCACCTATATCCCGATCAAGGTGAACCAGTCTGGCGTTATCCCGATCATTTTTGCCTCGTCTATCTTGTATCTGCCTATTCTTTACACTCTTTTCAATCAGCAAGGACCAGGTGCGGAGTGGATAGCTACCCACCTTTCTAAGGGTTCGGGAGCCTGGTACAACATCATCTATTTCTTGTTGATTGTCGGTTTTGCCTACTTCTATGTGGCTATCACCTTCAATACTGAAGAGATCAGCGACAACATGAAGAAATATGGTGGTTTTATTCCGGGCATTAGAGCCGGTAGACCGACAGAAAATTACCTGAATCACGTGCTGACTAGGCTGTTATTCCCAGGCTCGATTTATTTGGGTCTGATCGCGCTTATCCCGTCGTTGGCTATTGCTGGCTTGAAGGCTGATAGTCACTTCCCGTTCGGCGGTACCAGTTTGTTGATTATGGTTGGTGTCGGCCTGGACACGGTTAAGCAGGTTGAAAGTCAACTGCATCAACGCAACTACGAAGGGTTCTTAAGGTGA
- the rpsM gene encoding 30S ribosomal protein S13, which produces MARLQGVDLPREKRVEIALTYIYGIGKTRAAEILAATGVNPDTRVKDLTEKDLVAMRDNIDANYHVEGDLRREVAADIRRKIEIGTYQGRRHRAGLPVRGQRTRTNARTRKGKKKAVAGKKKAVR; this is translated from the coding sequence ATGGCACGTCTACAAGGAGTTGACCTGCCACGCGAGAAGCGCGTGGAGATCGCACTCACCTACATTTATGGCATCGGCAAAACCCGTGCCGCCGAAATTTTGGCAGCTACTGGTGTCAACCCAGATACTCGCGTGAAAGATCTCACTGAGAAAGATCTGGTTGCCATGCGCGACAACATCGACGCTAATTATCACGTTGAAGGTGATTTGCGTCGTGAGGTGGCGGCTGACATTCGTCGTAAGATCGAAATCGGCACTTATCAAGGCCGTCGTCACCGCGCCGGACTTCCTGTCCGTGGTCAGCGCACTCGTACTAATGCGCGTACCCGCAAGGGTAAGAAGAAGGCCGTCGCAGGCAAGAAGAAGGCCGTGCGCTAG
- a CDS encoding ABC transporter ATP-binding protein: protein MTEPMDQQSPKRASLSEEEIEKAVEKTVLEGAEPEEIHPDDAEPLLKITDLEVKFRSSTGMVPAVRGANLTIYPGQTVAIVGESGSGKSTTAAAIIGLLPGTGEVTGGKIEFDGTDITSLSNNEWVALRGSKIALVPQDPMTNLNPVLRIGKQVSETLEANNVVPKSEVGQRVATLLEEAGLPDAERRAKQFPHEFSGGMRQRVLIAIGLAAHPKLLIADEPTSALDVTVQRRILDHLAKLTAELGTAVLFITHDLGLAAERAEQLVVMHRGRIVESGPALQILQHPQHPYTKRLVSAAPSLASARIESAHARGIQITDEELTGTGAGRTSTEDIIRVENLTKEFDVRGAKGEAKKLLAVDDVSFKLRTGTTLALVGESGSGKSTVANMILNLLNPTSGKVYFKGQDCSEFNDKELFELRRRLQVVFQNPYGSLDPMYSIYRVIEEPLLVHKLGTKAERTARVSELLDLVSLPRSVMRRYPNELSGGQRQRVAVARALALRPEVVVLDEAVSALDVLVQNQILHLLNDLQARLNLSYLFITHDLAVVRQIADDVAVMEHGKLVESGSSDDIFNNPQRDYTRELIDAVPGRRIQLNL from the coding sequence ATGACAGAACCAATGGATCAGCAGTCGCCTAAGCGCGCCTCACTTAGTGAGGAAGAAATCGAAAAAGCGGTAGAAAAGACCGTTTTAGAGGGTGCTGAACCTGAAGAAATACATCCTGACGATGCTGAACCACTACTTAAGATCACTGATCTTGAAGTTAAGTTCCGGTCTTCGACTGGAATGGTGCCGGCAGTTCGTGGCGCTAATTTAACTATTTATCCTGGCCAGACTGTCGCTATAGTTGGTGAATCTGGTTCGGGTAAGTCAACCACGGCCGCAGCTATTATCGGTTTGTTGCCTGGAACAGGCGAAGTGACCGGCGGGAAAATTGAATTCGACGGTACTGATATCACTTCGCTTAGCAACAATGAGTGGGTTGCCTTGCGTGGCTCGAAAATTGCTTTGGTGCCTCAAGATCCGATGACTAACTTGAATCCGGTGCTACGCATCGGCAAGCAGGTCTCGGAGACCCTAGAAGCAAATAATGTGGTGCCAAAATCAGAGGTTGGCCAGCGGGTTGCTACTTTGCTTGAAGAGGCTGGTTTGCCGGACGCAGAACGTCGTGCCAAGCAATTTCCACACGAATTTTCTGGTGGTATGCGCCAGCGTGTGTTAATCGCTATCGGTTTGGCTGCCCATCCCAAATTGCTGATTGCTGATGAGCCGACCTCCGCTTTGGACGTCACCGTTCAGCGTCGGATCTTAGATCACTTGGCTAAGTTAACAGCAGAATTGGGTACGGCAGTGTTGTTTATCACTCACGATCTCGGTCTTGCCGCTGAACGTGCCGAGCAGTTGGTGGTTATGCATCGTGGACGGATTGTGGAATCCGGGCCGGCTCTGCAAATTCTGCAGCATCCTCAGCACCCATACACTAAGCGATTAGTTTCTGCTGCCCCGTCGTTAGCGTCTGCACGTATTGAGTCTGCCCATGCCAGAGGTATCCAAATTACTGACGAAGAGTTGACTGGAACTGGAGCTGGCCGTACCTCGACTGAAGACATTATTCGTGTTGAGAATCTCACTAAAGAATTCGATGTCCGAGGTGCTAAAGGTGAGGCTAAAAAGCTGCTGGCAGTAGATGACGTAAGTTTCAAATTGCGTACCGGCACTACTTTGGCTTTAGTGGGGGAGTCTGGCTCAGGAAAATCGACTGTGGCCAATATGATTCTGAATCTGCTCAATCCAACCAGTGGCAAGGTGTACTTCAAAGGCCAGGATTGCTCAGAGTTCAATGACAAAGAGTTATTTGAGCTTAGACGCAGACTACAAGTCGTTTTCCAAAATCCCTATGGTTCTTTGGATCCGATGTATTCCATTTATCGTGTTATTGAGGAGCCACTACTCGTTCACAAGCTCGGTACCAAGGCAGAACGTACCGCCAGAGTAAGCGAATTACTTGATTTGGTTTCGTTGCCGCGCTCGGTTATGCGTCGCTACCCCAATGAGTTGTCTGGCGGTCAACGTCAGCGCGTAGCTGTGGCTCGCGCTTTGGCTCTGCGTCCCGAGGTGGTCGTTTTGGACGAGGCAGTCTCAGCCTTAGATGTGCTGGTGCAAAACCAGATTCTGCACCTGCTAAATGATCTTCAAGCCAGGCTTAACTTGTCCTACCTGTTCATCACTCACGACTTGGCGGTGGTTCGTCAGATTGCTGATGACGTTGCAGTTATGGAACATGGCAAGCTAGTCGAATCTGGCTCTTCTGATGATATTTTCAATAATCCGCAGCGCGATTACACCCGTGAACTGATTGATGCTGTTCCTGGACGACGAATCCAACTGAATTTGTGA
- a CDS encoding ABC transporter permease, producing MTNHIPSANIERTRAGQAHYVSDVDETGLGAVDAVADESAPSSMWGEAWKMLRRRPLFWVSLAIIVLALVVSAFPGLFTSLDPRFCELKNSLVGPTDGHPFGFNKQGCDIYARVIYGARASVTVGVVTTICVVIIGAAVGSAAGYLGGWLDALLSRITDIFFAIPLLLAAIVFMQMFKDNRNVFMVITVLSLFGWTQIARITRGSVMSAKNEEYVTAARATGASRWRILTSHILPNAAAPIIVYATVALGAFIVAEASLSFMGIGLPPSVVSWGNDISAAQHVLRSKPMVLFYPAIALAVTVLSFIMMGDVVREALDPKVKK from the coding sequence ATGACTAATCACATTCCTTCCGCAAATATTGAGCGCACTCGTGCAGGTCAGGCACATTACGTTTCAGACGTAGATGAGACTGGACTAGGTGCGGTAGACGCGGTGGCAGACGAGTCGGCGCCGTCCTCGATGTGGGGCGAAGCCTGGAAGATGCTTAGACGTCGCCCGCTGTTCTGGGTTTCGTTAGCGATTATCGTCTTGGCGCTTGTTGTGTCTGCTTTCCCCGGGCTATTTACCTCCCTTGATCCAAGATTTTGTGAGCTAAAGAATTCTTTGGTTGGGCCAACGGATGGTCACCCGTTCGGCTTTAACAAACAAGGTTGTGACATTTATGCCCGCGTCATTTATGGCGCCAGGGCATCGGTGACGGTTGGTGTAGTAACCACTATTTGCGTGGTCATAATCGGCGCTGCAGTCGGCTCGGCTGCCGGTTATCTTGGTGGTTGGCTAGACGCCCTGCTATCCCGTATCACCGACATTTTCTTCGCGATTCCGCTGCTGTTGGCTGCCATCGTGTTTATGCAGATGTTCAAAGATAACCGGAACGTTTTTATGGTTATCACCGTGCTTTCGCTATTCGGTTGGACGCAGATCGCCCGCATCACGCGTGGCTCGGTGATGTCGGCTAAGAATGAGGAATACGTAACCGCTGCTAGAGCTACTGGAGCCTCCCGCTGGCGTATCTTGACCAGCCATATTCTGCCTAATGCGGCAGCCCCGATCATCGTTTATGCGACTGTAGCGCTGGGGGCATTTATTGTTGCCGAGGCGTCGCTATCTTTCATGGGTATCGGTTTGCCGCCTAGCGTTGTGTCATGGGGTAATGATATTTCTGCTGCTCAACATGTTTTGCGTAGCAAGCCGATGGTTTTGTTCTATCCGGCTATTGCACTGGCTGTCACTGTGCTTAGTTTCATCATGATGGGTGACGTGGTGCGTGAAGCTCTCGACCCGAAGGTGAAGAAATGA
- a CDS encoding DNA-directed RNA polymerase subunit alpha, whose protein sequence is MLISQHPTLSEEFVNEHRSRFVIEPLEPGFGYTLGNSLRRTLLSSIPGAAVTNIKIEGTQHEFSTIPGVVEDVTEIILNIKQLVLTSESNTPVAMYLRKSGAGEVTAADIAAPAEVEILNPDLHLAELNEDGAIDMELIVERGRGYVSAIHSEDLNAEIGRIAVDSIYSPVEKVSYKVEATRVEQRTDFDRLVLDVETKPAISPRDAVASAGRTLVELFGLARALNMDAEGVEIGQGPVDEQLANDLALPVEELKLSVRSYNCLKREGIHTVGELVSRSEQDLLDIRNFGTKSIDEVKQRLAEMDLSLKDSAPGFDPLAAADRYEDDGEVVDFAETEEY, encoded by the coding sequence ATGCTCATTTCTCAGCATCCGACACTCTCGGAAGAATTTGTCAACGAGCACCGCTCACGTTTCGTTATTGAGCCATTGGAGCCGGGATTCGGTTATACCTTAGGCAATTCGTTGCGCCGAACGTTACTTTCGTCTATTCCTGGCGCTGCCGTTACGAATATCAAGATTGAGGGCACTCAGCACGAGTTTTCGACTATCCCTGGGGTAGTGGAGGACGTGACTGAGATCATCTTGAATATTAAACAGCTGGTGCTAACTAGCGAATCTAATACACCAGTTGCCATGTATCTGCGTAAGTCGGGGGCTGGCGAAGTCACTGCTGCCGATATTGCCGCTCCAGCAGAGGTCGAAATTTTGAATCCCGACCTACATTTGGCTGAGCTGAACGAGGACGGCGCCATTGACATGGAGCTAATCGTTGAGCGCGGACGCGGCTATGTTTCTGCCATACACAGTGAAGACTTGAACGCTGAAATCGGCAGAATTGCAGTTGATTCGATTTATTCGCCAGTAGAAAAGGTCAGCTACAAAGTCGAGGCGACTCGTGTTGAGCAGCGTACTGACTTCGACCGTCTGGTCTTAGATGTTGAAACTAAACCAGCGATTTCGCCACGAGACGCAGTTGCTAGCGCTGGACGCACCCTGGTTGAACTGTTCGGTTTAGCTCGGGCGTTGAATATGGACGCTGAAGGTGTCGAAATCGGTCAAGGCCCAGTCGATGAGCAGCTTGCCAACGACCTAGCTTTGCCGGTTGAAGAATTGAAGCTGTCCGTTCGTTCCTATAACTGCCTAAAGCGTGAAGGGATTCATACTGTAGGCGAATTGGTGTCCCGCTCTGAGCAGGATTTACTTGATATTCGCAACTTCGGAACTAAGTCGATTGACGAGGTTAAGCAGCGCCTAGCCGAGATGGATCTTTCACTTAAAGATAGCGCTCCCGGATTTGACCCGCTGGCCGCCGCTGATCGCTATGAAGATGATGGCGAAGTGGTTGATTTCGCTGAGACTGAAGAATACTGA
- the rplQ gene encoding 50S ribosomal protein L17 — MPKPTKGPRLGGSPAHQRLILANLASQLFENGRVTTTFTRASRLQPYAEQLITKAKRGDLHARRVVHRKITDKSVLHVLFTEVAPKVAEREGGYTRITRIGNRRGDNAPMAVIEIIDEPVEEKSKKASAKPKADKPKETKPAADEQVPAKEEVSLEEVDKVEAEQAEADAEVAEQVEAKDAAK, encoded by the coding sequence ATGCCTAAGCCAACAAAGGGTCCCCGCCTCGGAGGCTCGCCCGCACACCAGCGGCTCATTTTGGCCAATCTAGCCAGCCAGCTCTTTGAAAATGGTCGCGTCACTACGACCTTCACCAGGGCAAGTAGGTTGCAGCCCTATGCCGAACAGCTAATCACCAAAGCTAAGCGTGGTGACTTGCATGCCCGCCGTGTGGTGCACCGTAAGATCACCGACAAGAGTGTGCTTCACGTTCTATTTACTGAGGTCGCTCCGAAAGTGGCCGAGCGCGAGGGTGGCTACACCCGTATTACTCGTATTGGTAACCGTCGTGGTGATAATGCCCCGATGGCAGTCATTGAGATTATTGACGAGCCGGTAGAGGAAAAATCGAAGAAAGCCAGCGCTAAGCCTAAGGCAGACAAGCCGAAAGAGACTAAACCCGCTGCTGATGAGCAGGTTCCTGCCAAGGAAGAGGTCAGCCTAGAAGAGGTAGACAAGGTTGAAGCTGAACAGGCCGAGGCTGATGCCGAGGTTGCTGAACAGGTTGAAGCCAAGGACGCCGCCAAGTAA
- the rpsD gene encoding 30S ribosomal protein S4, whose translation MARYTGPMTKKSRRLGTDLVGNDKSFERRPYPPGQHGRGRTKDSEYSLQLKEKQKARYAYGVLEKQFRRYYKEASRRQGKTGDLLLQILESRLDNVIYRAGFAATRRQARQLVSHGHFQVNGKRVDVPSFRVTPLDIIDVMPKSKDITPLVIARETWGERDVPAWLTVRPNKMRILVHQLPTRDQIVIDVNEQNIVELYSK comes from the coding sequence ATGGCCCGCTATACAGGCCCAATGACCAAGAAGTCCCGTCGTCTCGGGACTGATCTTGTCGGCAATGATAAATCTTTTGAGCGTCGTCCGTACCCTCCGGGGCAGCATGGACGCGGTCGCACCAAAGATTCGGAATATTCTCTGCAGCTGAAAGAGAAGCAGAAGGCACGTTATGCCTATGGTGTCTTGGAGAAGCAATTCCGTCGTTACTATAAAGAGGCTTCAAGACGTCAGGGCAAGACTGGTGATCTGTTGTTGCAGATTCTTGAATCCCGTCTTGACAACGTTATTTACCGTGCTGGTTTTGCTGCTACTCGTCGTCAGGCGCGTCAGCTTGTCAGCCACGGCCACTTCCAAGTTAATGGCAAGCGCGTTGATGTGCCGAGTTTTAGGGTTACCCCGCTAGACATCATTGACGTTATGCCGAAGTCGAAAGACATCACCCCACTGGTTATCGCTCGCGAGACCTGGGGAGAGCGCGATGTACCGGCATGGTTAACCGTGCGTCCTAATAAGATGCGTATTTTGGTGCATCAATTGCCGACTCGCGACCAGATTGTTATCGACGTCAACGAGCAGAACATCGTCGAGCTTTACTCGAAGTAG